The following proteins are encoded in a genomic region of Oryzias latipes chromosome 17, ASM223467v1:
- the LOC101167093 gene encoding zinc finger protein 583, with protein MCEPAGCCVVDSPLNRVAAAAAMSSVQSLREFISERLTAAAEEIFRQFEKTIIQYEEEMDRQRRLLDYSWKRSTNRADLQQKHTWKQKPTVADQQLFNQERSCSQNQKEAEPPQVPEQQEEEEMSCLLENIWEPELELHRADLQQLPVCKEEEEELLSEEHLSKSPHIKEEQEELYTEEEGVQPELKPESETFIFPSSSEERSLHAAEPTSEQLLLSESRDPQQVKLEDYESTEAAERWRSSVCWNINAEESPLSETDAGERSAWRSPSRIGSPPSTLRRLSDVTEMHRQPGEKSNFCEVCRKCFRSVSVLKVHMRIHTGEKPFFCQICGKRCRQQSDLGRHMMAHTGERPFPCHLCERSFIQRGDLLRHMKVHTDERQFPCRLCTKTFSEDGQLSRHMRNHSRKKPYSCKVCKKRFIKKTHLTAHARTHTGEKPFLCDTCGRGFINRSNLTRHKKVHTGEKPFICSVCLKTFSRNEHLWSHMMLHKGEETLCNR; from the exons ATGTGTGAGCCTGCAGGCTGCTGTGTTGTGGATTCTCCGCTGAATAGagttgcagctgcagcagcgatGTCTTCAGTTCAGTCTCTGAGAGAGTTTATCAGCGAGCGactcactgctgctgctgaagaaatctTCAGACAGTTTGAGAAAACCATCATCCAGTATGAGGAAGAGATGGatcgtcagcgcagactgctggattACAGCTGGAAAAGAAGCACAAACAGAGCAG acctCCAACAGAAACACACGTGGAAGCAGAAACCGACTGTCGCTGACCAGCAACTCTTTAACCAGGAGAGGAGCTGCAGCCAGAACCAGAAGGAAGCAGAACCTCCACAGGTCCCAgaacagcaggaggaagaggagatgagCTGCTTGCTGGAGAACATCTGGGAACCAGAACTGGAGCTTCACAGAGCAG ATCTCCAGCAGCTTCCTGTTtgtaaggaggaggaggaggagcttctttCTGAGGAGCATCTCTCTAAGTCTCCACACAtcaaagaggagcaggaagagctCTACACAGAAGAGGAAGGGGTTCAGCCTGAACTGAAGCCGGAATCTGAAACCTTTATATTCCCGTCATCCTCTGAGGAAAGAAGCCTTCATGCAGCAGAACCAACTtctgagcagctgctgctctctgAGAGCCGAGATCCACAGCAAGTCAAGCTGGAAGACTATGAATCGACTGAAGCTGCAGAAAGATGGAGAAGTAGTGTCTGTTGGAACATAAATGCAGAAGAGTCTCCTCTGTCAGAGACGGATGCAGGTGAGAGGTCAGCATGGAGGAGTCCCAGCAGGATCGGGTCTCCTCCTTCCACTCTGAGAAGACTCTCAGATGTTACAGAAATGCATAGACAGCCAGGTGAGAAGTCAAACTTCTGTGAGGTGTGCAGGAAATGTTTCCGAAGCGTTTCCGTCCTGAAGGTCCACATGAGAATCCACACGGGCGAAAAGCCGTTTTTCTGCCAAATCTGCGGAAAGCGATGCCGTCAGCAGAGTGACCTGGGGCGCCACATGATGGCTCACACGGGCGAGAGGCCCTTCCCATGTCACCTGTGTGAGAGGAGTTTCATCCAGAGGGGGGATTTGCTGCGCCACATGAAGGTGCACACGGACGAGAGGCAGTTCCCCTGCAGGCTCTGCACCAAAACCTTCAGCGAGGACGGCCAGCTGAGCCGGCACATGAGGAACCACAGCAGGAAAAAGCCCTACTCGTGCAAAGTCTGCAAGAAGAGGTTCATCAAGAAGACTCACCTGACGGCTCACGCCAGGACGCACACGGGCGAGAAACCCTTTCTGTGCGACACCTGTGGGAGGGGTTTCATCAACCGCAGCAACTTGACGCGCCACAAGAAAGTCCACACGGGCGAGAAGCCCTTCATCTGCTCCGTGTGTCTGAAGACGTTCAGCCGCAACGAACACCTGTGGAGCCACATGATGCTGCACAAGGGGGAGGAGACTCTGTGCAACCGGTAA